One part of the Elusimicrobiaceae bacterium genome encodes these proteins:
- a CDS encoding prepilin-type N-terminal cleavage/methylation domain-containing protein: MKHNKRGFTLIELLVVVLIIGILSAIAIPQYQKAVEKAKATQALTLLKSIQTAENAYFLANGTYAINDWSLLDVQIDWPDSTKKWWEGGKIPKTNGEWVLEIFQWGTTSIVMGRIEGNHQGGAFILPLIPFPGTDKISANQIYCAEKRCCGTVYRGTGYCEKIFGGTKIYSDGGEDWYSLP; this comes from the coding sequence ATGAAACACAACAAACGGGGTTTTACCCTCATTGAATTATTAGTAGTCGTGCTGATTATCGGCATTTTGTCAGCCATTGCTATCCCGCAATATCAGAAAGCCGTAGAAAAAGCAAAAGCAACCCAAGCTTTAACTCTTCTAAAATCGATTCAAACTGCTGAAAATGCTTATTTTCTAGCTAATGGGACTTATGCAATAAATGATTGGTCTCTACTTGACGTACAAATAGATTGGCCCGATTCAACAAAAAAATGGTGGGAAGGCGGGAAAATACCAAAAACCAATGGAGAGTGGGTTTTAGAAATTTTCCAATGGGGAACAACTTCGATTGTTATGGGAAGAATTGAAGGGAATCATCAAGGCGGAGCTTTTATTTTACCTTTAATTCCATTTCCCGGTACAGATAAAATTTCTGCAAATCAAATTTATTGTGCAGAAAAGCGATGTTGCGGAACGGTATATAGGGGGACAGGTTATTGCGAAAAAATATTTGGAGGAACTAAAATTTATAGTGATGGTGGAGAAGATTGGTATAGTCTACCTTAA
- the hpt gene encoding hypoxanthine phosphoribosyltransferase: MPVLERILISQEQLKNRIAELGREISADYKGKEPLFVGILRGSIMFYADLLREISIDCKMDFMCLSSYCGTNSTGEVRTMLDLRESIKGRHVVIVEDIVDTGLTLDYLLKNLANRGAGSIEICCLLDKPANRKVDITPKYVGFQIENEFVIGYGLDYDELYRNLPYIGVFKK; encoded by the coding sequence ATGCCGGTGCTGGAACGTATTTTAATTTCGCAGGAACAATTGAAAAACAGAATCGCAGAATTAGGAAGAGAAATTTCTGCCGACTATAAAGGGAAAGAACCTTTGTTTGTAGGTATTTTGCGCGGTAGTATTATGTTTTATGCAGATTTGCTCCGTGAAATCAGTATCGATTGCAAAATGGACTTTATGTGCCTTTCTTCCTATTGCGGTACCAATTCCACCGGCGAAGTGCGCACGATGCTTGATTTGCGTGAAAGTATCAAAGGCCGCCATGTGGTCATTGTAGAAGATATTGTAGATACCGGTTTAACTTTAGATTATTTGCTAAAAAATTTAGCCAACCGCGGAGCAGGCAGTATTGAAATTTGTTGCTTACTTGATAAACCGGCCAATCGCAAAGTTGACATCACCCCAAAATATGTGGGTTTCCAAATTGAGAACGAATTTGTAATCGGGTATGGGCTGGATTATGATGAACTATACCGCAATTTACCGTATATTGGAGTTTTTAAGAAATAA
- the ftsH gene encoding ATP-dependent zinc metalloprotease FtsH: MNNKNNHRRIISVNQILMWVAIFAVAVFLFNRPGSKTQELDYSDFKQKVATGEVSNLTVAPTLITGTFKDADGKEAQFKTVRIEDPELVKELTSKQVAYKAQADNSWVSNILFNVLWIVLLIGLWWFVFIRPQRNDGRSAMNFARSKAKMQDPSKQTITFKDVAGVEEAKEELQDVIKFLKNPKKFQKLGGKLPKGVLLYGAPGTGKTLLAKAVAGEAGVAFFSASASEFVEMFVGVGAARVRDLFEQAKKNAPAIIFIDELDAVGRRRFAGIGGGHDEREQTLNQLLIELDGFESKQGIILMASTNRPDVLDPALVRPGRFDRHVSVPAPDLKGREEILKVHAKKVKLASEVDLKIIAKGTPGFVGADLANVVNEAAILAARADKEAVDNADMDEAVERVLAGPQKKSRIISEREKKIIAAHEVGHTIVARLTHHSDPVHKVTIVPRGQALGYTLQLPLEDKFLTSKSEILDKICILLAGRASEELVFGEITSGASDDLNKATAYARKMIMELGMSEKIGPIALPGGEEGEVFLGRDLSRHRQYSEEMAQRIDGEISDTLHSAYARAKEIITSHRAQFDKLVERLLEKEVVEAAEIDEILGLAPKKQETAAQPEAAEKKTSAPQEGTSSTVVAEKEEGPHQAELF; encoded by the coding sequence ATGAATAATAAAAACAATCATCGTCGGATTATTTCCGTCAATCAAATTTTGATGTGGGTGGCCATTTTTGCCGTGGCTGTTTTCTTGTTTAATCGTCCCGGCAGTAAAACACAGGAACTGGATTATTCTGACTTTAAGCAGAAAGTGGCTACCGGAGAAGTGTCTAATTTAACGGTTGCTCCTACGCTCATCACCGGAACTTTCAAAGATGCGGATGGCAAGGAAGCGCAGTTCAAAACCGTGCGCATAGAAGATCCGGAACTGGTAAAAGAATTAACATCCAAACAAGTGGCCTATAAGGCGCAGGCGGACAATAGCTGGGTCAGTAACATTTTGTTTAACGTGTTATGGATTGTGCTATTGATTGGTCTGTGGTGGTTTGTGTTTATTCGTCCGCAGCGTAATGACGGAAGAAGTGCCATGAACTTTGCTCGTAGCAAAGCGAAAATGCAAGACCCTTCTAAGCAAACCATTACTTTCAAAGATGTGGCCGGCGTAGAGGAAGCGAAAGAAGAATTGCAAGATGTCATTAAGTTTTTGAAAAATCCAAAAAAATTCCAAAAATTAGGTGGTAAATTACCCAAAGGTGTCTTGTTATATGGCGCTCCGGGTACAGGTAAAACTTTGCTGGCTAAAGCGGTAGCCGGAGAAGCCGGTGTGGCTTTTTTCAGTGCGTCTGCCTCTGAATTTGTAGAGATGTTTGTCGGCGTTGGAGCAGCCCGTGTGCGGGACCTGTTTGAACAGGCCAAAAAGAATGCTCCGGCCATTATCTTTATTGATGAGCTGGACGCGGTAGGCCGCAGACGTTTTGCCGGTATTGGCGGCGGGCACGATGAAAGAGAGCAAACCTTGAACCAACTCCTTATTGAGTTGGACGGTTTTGAAAGTAAACAAGGTATTATTTTGATGGCCTCTACCAACCGACCCGATGTGTTAGATCCGGCCTTAGTCCGTCCGGGACGTTTTGACCGCCACGTATCTGTGCCAGCTCCGGATTTGAAAGGCCGCGAAGAAATTTTGAAGGTGCATGCCAAAAAGGTCAAACTGGCTTCCGAAGTAGATTTGAAAATCATTGCCAAAGGAACGCCCGGATTTGTCGGCGCAGATTTGGCAAACGTAGTGAATGAGGCCGCCATTTTGGCCGCGCGCGCCGATAAAGAAGCGGTGGACAATGCTGATATGGACGAAGCGGTGGAACGTGTATTAGCCGGTCCGCAAAAAAAGAGCCGTATCATTTCAGAAAGAGAAAAGAAAATCATTGCCGCGCACGAAGTGGGGCACACAATCGTGGCCCGTTTAACGCATCATTCCGATCCGGTGCATAAAGTGACTATTGTGCCGCGCGGTCAAGCGCTGGGTTACACCTTGCAGTTGCCGCTAGAGGATAAATTTTTAACCAGTAAGTCTGAAATCTTGGATAAGATTTGCATTTTACTGGCCGGACGAGCTTCGGAAGAGTTGGTATTTGGAGAAATCACCTCCGGTGCTAGCGACGATTTGAATAAAGCAACCGCTTATGCCCGTAAGATGATTATGGAACTGGGAATGAGCGAGAAAATAGGTCCCATTGCTTTGCCGGGCGGAGAAGAAGGTGAAGTGTTTTTAGGACGGGATTTATCCCGCCACCGCCAATATTCGGAAGAAATGGCACAACGTATTGACGGCGAAATTTCCGATACATTGCACAGTGCATATGCTCGTGCAAAGGAAATTATTACTTCTCACCGTGCACAATTTGATAAATTGGTTGAACGTCTGTTAGAAAAAGAAGTCGTGGAAGCGGCAGAGATTGATGAAATATTGGGCTTAGCTCCTAAGAAACAAGAAACTGCCGCCCAGCCAGAGGCTGCGGAAAAGAAAACTTCGGCTCCTCAAGAGGGAACTTCCTCGACTGTAGTTGCTGAAAAAGAAGAAGGACCGCATCAGGCGGAGCTGTTTTAG
- a CDS encoding DUF3536 domain-containing protein: MKYLCIHGHFYQPPRENAWLETIERQDSAAPFHDWNARITAECYGPNAVARVLNEKGELVRLVNNYAHISFNFGPTLLSWMQENAPQVYQAVLDSDKQSRQLFGGHGSAIAQVYNHIIMPLANGRDKETQVKWGLYDFKTRFGRDAEAMWLAETACNTETLEVLAAHGLKYVILAPGQCARVRKIGQKQWTDVSGAKVDPKRAYLCNLPSGKKIALFFYDGPVSQGIAFSDTLKSGENLVNRLIGTYSDDKGPQLVHIATDGETYGHHQKFADMALASCLEIIQDMPDVQLTVYGEFLEKYPPEYEAEIIENTSWSCFHGVERWRSDCGCNSGRAGWHQKWRAPLRAALDFIRDEMALTFENKGREYFKDPWAARNDYIELILDRSLDAQHRFFLRHATETAWRDRSTALKLLEMQRAALLMYTSCGWFFDEISGLETVQILQYASRALELHVQVGGKELEEHFVQMLKAAPSNVKSLKNGAAVYEKYVRPSRMSLEKTALQIALHYGAMDKDPLPMYGCEISHYRCVVNKSSQASVMTGGMHIKNIITLEEKDVVFAVGYTHQEFCITCGTAPANEVNEQEIFASLKNTMQHGSAAQLQEEISRAFKHIYPFNSLFADVRREVLSRLLHRVEKQTTEGFDRIFEVQYPAVRGLKYVGAPLPAAFAAVADFVLTSDLQTELQQKEIDVHAIEELLEDVHALGLKLDMKKINPIVEQKLEAFAQEFWQQPQQIEAAVKLVEFLNYIDIFGFTPNYYQVQLKVFQGLEKLSVAARGKSILKALAHKLKIEI; encoded by the coding sequence ATGAAATATCTTTGCATTCACGGACATTTTTATCAACCTCCCCGCGAAAATGCTTGGCTGGAAACTATCGAACGCCAAGACAGCGCGGCCCCTTTTCATGATTGGAACGCTCGCATTACTGCCGAGTGTTATGGCCCCAACGCGGTTGCGCGCGTACTCAATGAGAAGGGAGAATTGGTTCGTCTGGTTAATAACTATGCGCATATCAGTTTCAATTTCGGCCCGACGCTTTTATCGTGGATGCAAGAAAATGCCCCGCAAGTGTACCAAGCCGTTTTAGATTCGGATAAACAAAGCCGTCAACTCTTTGGCGGACATGGTTCTGCCATTGCACAAGTATATAATCACATCATTATGCCGCTGGCCAACGGGCGGGATAAAGAAACACAGGTCAAATGGGGCCTGTATGATTTCAAAACCCGTTTTGGACGAGACGCAGAAGCTATGTGGCTAGCCGAAACAGCCTGCAATACCGAAACCTTGGAAGTATTGGCGGCGCACGGATTAAAATATGTAATTTTGGCACCGGGTCAATGTGCCCGCGTGCGCAAGATAGGGCAAAAACAATGGACGGATGTATCTGGCGCCAAGGTAGATCCTAAACGGGCTTACTTGTGCAATTTGCCGTCGGGCAAAAAAATAGCTTTGTTCTTTTATGACGGGCCGGTATCACAAGGAATTGCTTTTTCCGATACGCTTAAAAGCGGAGAAAATTTGGTCAATCGTTTAATCGGTACTTATAGCGATGACAAAGGCCCGCAGTTGGTACATATTGCTACCGACGGAGAAACCTACGGACATCATCAAAAATTTGCCGATATGGCTTTGGCCAGTTGTTTGGAAATCATACAAGATATGCCGGATGTTCAACTGACGGTGTATGGGGAATTTTTAGAAAAATATCCGCCTGAATATGAAGCGGAAATTATTGAAAATACATCGTGGAGTTGCTTTCACGGAGTGGAACGTTGGCGCAGTGACTGCGGATGTAATTCAGGTCGAGCCGGCTGGCATCAGAAATGGCGTGCTCCATTGCGTGCCGCATTAGATTTTATTCGCGATGAGATGGCCCTGACTTTTGAAAATAAAGGCCGTGAATATTTCAAAGATCCGTGGGCAGCACGAAACGATTATATAGAACTGATTTTAGACCGCAGTTTGGACGCCCAGCACCGCTTTTTCTTGCGGCATGCTACGGAAACAGCTTGGCGGGACCGCAGTACCGCACTTAAATTACTGGAAATGCAACGGGCGGCCTTGCTGATGTACACCAGTTGTGGTTGGTTTTTTGATGAAATCAGCGGGTTGGAAACAGTACAGATTTTACAATATGCTTCGCGTGCTTTGGAGTTACATGTCCAAGTGGGTGGCAAGGAACTGGAAGAACATTTTGTACAAATGTTAAAAGCGGCCCCCAGCAATGTAAAGAGTTTGAAAAACGGCGCGGCCGTGTATGAAAAATACGTGCGTCCGTCTCGTATGTCTTTGGAAAAAACCGCCTTGCAAATTGCCTTGCACTACGGAGCAATGGACAAAGATCCTTTGCCTATGTACGGCTGTGAGATTAGCCATTACCGCTGTGTGGTAAATAAATCTAGTCAGGCCAGTGTGATGACAGGCGGCATGCACATCAAAAATATCATTACATTAGAAGAGAAAGACGTGGTGTTTGCGGTGGGATATACGCATCAGGAATTTTGTATCACTTGCGGTACGGCTCCTGCCAACGAAGTTAATGAACAGGAAATTTTTGCTTCCTTAAAAAATACCATGCAGCATGGCTCGGCGGCACAATTGCAGGAAGAAATCTCCCGCGCTTTTAAGCATATTTATCCGTTTAATTCTTTGTTTGCCGATGTCCGGCGCGAAGTGCTGAGCCGTTTGTTGCACCGGGTGGAAAAACAAACCACAGAAGGATTTGACCGTATTTTTGAAGTACAATATCCGGCTGTGCGCGGGTTAAAATATGTAGGAGCCCCTTTGCCGGCTGCTTTTGCGGCTGTGGCGGATTTTGTACTCACTTCTGATTTGCAAACCGAACTCCAGCAAAAAGAAATAGATGTCCATGCAATCGAAGAATTACTGGAAGATGTGCATGCGCTGGGGTTAAAGCTGGACATGAAAAAGATTAACCCGATTGTGGAGCAAAAGTTAGAGGCTTTTGCGCAGGAGTTCTGGCAACAACCGCAACAAATAGAAGCGGCGGTAAAATTGGTGGAGTTCTTAAACTATATTGATATTTTTGGCTTTACGCCAAACTATTATCAAGTGCAGTTAAAAGTATTTCAAGGGCTGGAAAAGCTAAGCGTTGCGGCCCGCGGAAAAAGTATTTTGAAAGCACTGGCTCATAAGCTAAAAATTGAAATATAA
- the mutS gene encoding DNA mismatch repair protein MutS — protein sequence MASTYDTPLMKQYAAIRNQYPGVILFFRLGDFYEMFDEQAREVSGLLSLTLTQRHGVPMCGIPFHAATTYIGRLLKAGKKIGICEQVSSEADGKTKLFERKVIRVITPGTVLEDNMLDANQSNFLVCLTTRGNGWGMACVDVSTGEFWVTEQTDDPHLTNLAGALAAVNPSEIMADDNTLRQLQHKVVLPSHLLLTTLDPLQGGETIPPTWPVEAQWKGRSMALTCALQVLRYVAATEPGVQDTLVPVYRQLTDYLQLDENAVNSLELVKSQEGSRQGSLWALLDHTKTAFGSRKLKEWILHPSLSVQEIRQRQDCVQGFMQNQEALATLGPILENISDVERIMTRTAAGHASPRDVGGLRQSLLHVEPLHRWLEKYGAQVVPHIQQRFEQFYPATQEMSKLLYEAIDEEPPLHIGDGHIIRPGYHAELDELRALRSNSGKALEELCAREKEKTGITNLKAGYNSVYGYYLEVTKSQIEKVPYNYTRKQTLTNAERFITQELKELENKILNAESRILRLESALFDEIRKTLAGQLTPLKQFAQAAAELDVYLSLALAALKYNFVRPTVTDGTGLSYKAGRHPIVESLIPAGSFVPNDLELDGCQTQMMLITGPNMGGKSVYLKQTALIVIMAQMGSFVPAKEAFVGIVDQIMTRIGAHDALQRGNSTFMVEMNETAHILASQTPRSLILLDEVGRGTSTFDGISIAWAIVEYLYRPKGGAKVLFATHYFELVDLENKYASVKNFHVEAKEYQDAVGQSKLAFLYRILPGPADQSYGVHVAEIAGLPAAVTLRARKVLKDLEAQKGTKISAKEKTAGQDLFSAPILQEIQMTNPDKLTPMGALQLIAEWKKRIENE from the coding sequence ATGGCAAGTACCTATGATACTCCTTTAATGAAGCAATACGCCGCGATTAGAAACCAATATCCCGGCGTCATTTTGTTTTTCCGATTAGGGGATTTTTATGAAATGTTCGACGAGCAGGCGCGTGAAGTGAGTGGACTGCTCAGTCTCACTTTAACCCAGCGGCACGGGGTACCTATGTGCGGCATCCCGTTTCATGCCGCCACCACCTATATCGGCAGACTACTCAAAGCCGGCAAAAAAATAGGTATTTGCGAACAAGTCAGCTCAGAGGCCGACGGAAAAACTAAACTCTTTGAACGTAAGGTAATCCGCGTAATTACTCCGGGTACGGTTTTGGAAGATAATATGTTGGATGCCAATCAATCCAACTTTTTGGTCTGCTTGACTACTCGGGGCAATGGTTGGGGCATGGCCTGTGTAGATGTATCCACGGGAGAATTTTGGGTTACTGAGCAAACCGATGATCCCCACTTGACCAATTTGGCAGGTGCTTTGGCGGCTGTAAATCCTTCAGAAATTATGGCAGACGATAATACCTTGCGGCAATTGCAACACAAGGTGGTACTGCCTTCCCATTTATTATTGACCACGTTAGATCCGTTGCAGGGGGGAGAAACCATCCCGCCTACTTGGCCGGTGGAGGCCCAATGGAAGGGCCGTTCCATGGCGCTGACGTGTGCGTTACAGGTGTTGCGGTATGTAGCGGCCACCGAGCCCGGCGTGCAGGATACATTAGTGCCTGTGTACCGTCAATTAACCGATTATTTGCAACTAGATGAAAATGCAGTTAATTCCTTGGAACTGGTCAAAAGCCAAGAGGGATCTCGCCAAGGCAGTTTATGGGCTTTGTTGGATCACACCAAAACCGCTTTCGGCAGTCGTAAATTAAAAGAGTGGATTTTGCATCCTTCGTTATCTGTGCAGGAAATCCGCCAGCGGCAAGACTGCGTGCAAGGATTTATGCAAAATCAAGAGGCGCTGGCAACATTAGGGCCTATTTTGGAGAACATTTCCGATGTTGAACGGATTATGACTCGCACCGCGGCAGGACATGCCTCTCCGCGCGATGTGGGGGGATTACGCCAGTCTTTACTTCATGTAGAACCGTTGCATCGATGGCTGGAAAAATACGGTGCGCAAGTAGTTCCGCATATCCAACAGCGATTTGAGCAATTTTATCCGGCTACTCAAGAGATGTCCAAATTATTATATGAGGCCATTGATGAAGAGCCGCCCTTGCATATCGGAGACGGACATATTATTCGGCCGGGATATCATGCCGAGTTGGATGAATTGCGTGCCTTGCGTAGCAACAGCGGCAAAGCGCTGGAAGAGTTGTGCGCCCGCGAAAAAGAGAAAACCGGTATTACCAATTTGAAAGCAGGATACAACTCTGTGTATGGGTATTATTTAGAGGTAACTAAATCGCAAATTGAAAAAGTACCCTACAATTATACACGCAAACAAACCCTGACCAATGCCGAACGTTTTATTACGCAGGAACTAAAAGAATTAGAAAATAAAATCTTAAATGCCGAAAGCCGAATTTTGCGGTTAGAAAGTGCTTTGTTTGACGAAATACGTAAAACCTTGGCCGGCCAACTGACTCCGCTAAAACAATTTGCTCAGGCAGCGGCGGAATTGGATGTGTATTTATCCTTAGCCTTGGCGGCTTTGAAATATAATTTTGTGCGTCCGACCGTAACAGACGGAACGGGGCTCTCTTACAAAGCAGGCCGTCATCCGATTGTGGAATCTTTAATTCCGGCGGGCTCTTTTGTTCCCAATGACTTGGAACTGGACGGTTGCCAAACCCAAATGATGCTCATTACCGGTCCTAATATGGGCGGAAAAAGTGTGTATCTCAAGCAAACAGCTTTGATTGTAATTATGGCTCAAATGGGTTCCTTTGTACCGGCCAAAGAAGCGTTTGTGGGAATTGTAGACCAAATTATGACCCGCATTGGTGCACACGATGCCTTGCAACGGGGTAATTCTACCTTTATGGTGGAAATGAATGAAACAGCCCATATTTTAGCGTCTCAAACCCCGCGCAGTTTGATTTTGTTAGATGAGGTCGGTCGCGGTACTTCTACCTTTGACGGTATTTCAATTGCGTGGGCTATTGTGGAATATTTATACCGTCCAAAAGGAGGCGCGAAAGTATTATTTGCCACCCATTATTTTGAGTTAGTAGACTTGGAAAATAAGTATGCCAGCGTGAAAAATTTTCACGTAGAAGCCAAGGAATATCAAGACGCTGTGGGACAAAGCAAACTGGCCTTTTTATACCGCATTTTACCCGGACCGGCCGATCAATCGTATGGAGTGCACGTGGCTGAAATTGCCGGCTTGCCGGCGGCCGTAACTTTGCGTGCACGCAAAGTGCTTAAAGATTTGGAAGCGCAAAAAGGTACCAAAATTTCCGCCAAAGAAAAAACAGCCGGACAGGATTTATTTTCCGCTCCCATTTTACAAGAAATCCAAATGACCAATCCGGACAAATTAACGCCCATGGGTGCTTTGCAATTGATAGCCGAATGGAAAAAGAGAATAGAAAATGAATAA
- the mutL gene encoding DNA mismatch repair endonuclease MutL, with the protein MNKIHVLDEKTAGQIAAGEVIERPAGVLKELLENAVDAGATVVHIDIEGGGRELIRINDNGCGMTPADLAASVLRHATSKINHFEDLNNLHTFGFRGEALYSVAAVSHLKMTSCVPEGEGSCLEVHGGQVMGQRPAPAIAGTTVEIRDLFYNVPARLKFLKSASYERACLLKVVEESALANLQVGYTVVSSGREVYQLPAQTGPVKEAVLARARDILGAEVGESLIHRSFKELGLEIFITPPDKLVATRDLQFMFVNRRPVESKTIQQAVYRAFQNVRSKDRHPAFIIYIEADPASFDVNIHPQKRDIRFADERHMFSTILQAVSETVFSSAQPVNFQPQADASDTPVATQKPLVPSVPVASADLFEKQPGEIVGIPAVSKSEESSPRSWALRETEDPVEYRAANAEFVASKPQTTSPKADAVSSAQAAAPAWWHGPYHYLGQLEKTYLIFENPDGLVLIDQHAAQERVLYEQYLDAFEARKVTVQELIFPIHVDVSASNAESLMSWADWLKKAGFELARFSARTILVNTIPSMLRFKEDDMKAFIVSLSQIVGDPAKSDDKLKQKMVALLACKKAIKAHDQISVAEAEGLLENMKKCKDGMHCPHGRPCVAVLSTKDIAKLFGR; encoded by the coding sequence ATGAATAAAATCCATGTGTTAGATGAAAAAACTGCCGGTCAAATTGCTGCAGGAGAAGTCATCGAGCGGCCCGCAGGCGTATTAAAGGAATTATTAGAAAATGCGGTGGATGCCGGAGCTACGGTCGTGCACATAGATATAGAGGGGGGCGGCCGGGAGTTAATCCGTATCAACGATAACGGTTGCGGGATGACTCCGGCGGATTTGGCGGCCAGCGTGCTACGCCATGCAACCAGTAAAATTAATCATTTTGAAGATCTAAACAATTTGCATACTTTTGGATTTCGCGGGGAAGCCTTATATTCCGTAGCGGCTGTATCTCATTTGAAAATGACCAGTTGCGTGCCGGAAGGGGAAGGCTCTTGTTTAGAAGTGCACGGCGGTCAAGTGATGGGCCAGCGCCCTGCCCCGGCTATTGCAGGCACAACGGTGGAAATACGAGATTTGTTTTACAATGTGCCGGCCCGGTTAAAATTTCTGAAAAGTGCTTCTTACGAACGCGCTTGCCTGTTAAAGGTAGTAGAAGAAAGTGCACTGGCTAATTTGCAAGTAGGATACACTGTAGTAAGTTCCGGGCGGGAAGTATATCAGCTGCCTGCGCAAACGGGACCAGTCAAAGAAGCGGTACTGGCCCGCGCCCGCGATATTTTAGGCGCGGAGGTGGGGGAAAGTTTAATCCACCGCTCTTTTAAGGAGTTGGGACTGGAAATTTTCATTACGCCGCCGGATAAATTAGTGGCCACGCGTGATTTACAATTTATGTTTGTTAATCGCCGCCCGGTGGAAAGTAAAACCATTCAACAAGCGGTATACCGCGCCTTTCAAAATGTCCGTTCCAAAGACAGACATCCCGCTTTTATCATTTATATAGAGGCCGATCCTGCCTCTTTCGATGTGAACATTCACCCGCAAAAACGCGATATCCGTTTTGCAGATGAAAGACACATGTTCTCTACCATTTTGCAAGCGGTATCGGAGACGGTATTTAGTTCGGCCCAGCCGGTGAACTTTCAACCGCAAGCGGACGCGTCCGATACACCGGTTGCCACGCAAAAACCCTTGGTGCCTTCTGTTCCGGTGGCGTCAGCTGATTTATTTGAAAAACAACCCGGGGAAATAGTGGGTATCCCGGCTGTTTCCAAGTCGGAAGAATCCTCTCCTCGCAGTTGGGCCTTGCGGGAAACGGAAGATCCGGTGGAGTATCGGGCCGCCAATGCAGAATTCGTGGCTTCTAAACCGCAAACAACTTCTCCGAAAGCAGATGCAGTTTCTTCTGCGCAAGCGGCTGCTCCGGCGTGGTGGCATGGGCCGTATCATTATCTGGGACAACTGGAAAAAACCTATTTGATATTTGAAAATCCGGATGGACTCGTGCTGATTGATCAGCATGCGGCCCAAGAGCGTGTTTTGTATGAACAGTATTTAGATGCGTTTGAAGCACGTAAAGTGACGGTGCAAGAACTTATTTTCCCCATTCATGTGGATGTATCTGCAAGTAACGCCGAAAGTTTGATGAGTTGGGCCGATTGGTTGAAAAAGGCCGGATTTGAATTAGCGCGTTTCTCAGCCCGTACGATTTTAGTTAATACCATTCCTTCCATGTTGCGATTTAAGGAAGATGATATGAAGGCCTTTATTGTTTCTCTATCGCAAATTGTGGGAGATCCCGCCAAATCTGACGATAAACTGAAACAAAAAATGGTGGCTTTACTGGCATGCAAAAAAGCCATCAAAGCTCACGACCAAATTTCCGTCGCCGAAGCGGAAGGCCTGTTGGAAAATATGAAGAAGTGTAAAGATGGGATGCATTGCCCACATGGCAGGCCCTGTGTGGCGGTGCTTAGTACGAAGGATATTGCCAAGCTGTTTGGCAGGTAA